In the Malus domestica chromosome 16, GDT2T_hap1 genome, one interval contains:
- the LOC103425667 gene encoding protein DMP2-like: MGGSSSKSKTTTTKNKSAKDRTFTGAGNLIKLLPTGTVFLFQFLNPVLTNNGDCTALNKYLSAILIVLCGFSCCFASFTDSYTGSDGQTHYGVATCKGLWPSTNSNSVDLSAYKLRIGDFVHAFFSVIVFAVLSLLDTNTVRCYYPGFESTEKTLLQVLPPVIGTIAGTVFVVFPNNRHGIGYPASSSDSS; the protein is encoded by the coding sequence ATGGGGGGCTCTTCCTCTAAATCCAAGACAACCACCACCAAAAACAAAAGCGCCAAAGACAGAACATTCACAGGCGCAGGCAACCTCATCAAGCTCCTCCCGACCGGCACAGTCTTCTTGTTCCAGTTCCTCAACCCTGTCTTGACCAACAACGGCGACTGCACGGCCCTCAACAAATACCTAAGCGCCATTCTCATCGTCCTTTGCGGCTTCTCTTGCTGCTTTGCTTCCTTCACAGACAGTTACACTGGGAGTGATGGACAAACACACTATGGTGTGGCAACATGCAAGGGTCTTTGGCCATCAACAAACTCCAATTCTGTagacttgtctgcttataaGCTTAGGATTGGGGACTTTGTGCATGCCTTCTTTTCCGTGATTGTGTTTGCAGTTTTATCACTTTTGGATACCAACACTGTCAGGTGCTATTATCCAGGGTTTGAGTCCACTGAGAAGACTTTGCTGCAGGTGTTGCCTCCGGTTATTGGTACAATTGCCGGTACTGTTTTCGTTGTGTTCCCTAACAACCGCCATGGAATCGGGTACCCCGCGTCAAGTTCTGATTCTTCATAA
- the LOC139193007 gene encoding putative disease resistance protein RGA4, whose translation MVEAVPFGIATHLLVKLGASTFQELGLIYGIDKDLTKLESTLSTIRAVLSDAEEKQEMSHLVQEWMRKLKDVISAAAAAGTRVFFAFKPSRLSLQDGHEIKEIRDSLDEVAADISKFNFRARSVTVCADIGLQNGYEKEETHSFVLHSTVIGRDKDKKEMVRSLMWECDRENESIAAIVGIGGLGKTTLAKMLYNDERVVSYFQLKMCVWAYGNFDVRSIASKILSTGTVDELQESKFSHLRNGQQKKMVMELEDLQILLRMKLDGKHYLLVLDDVWNENHNSWLQLNDFVDAQNQ comes from the exons atgGTAGAAGCAGTTCCATTTGGCATCGCCACCCACTTACTGGTGAAGCTTGGTGCTTCCACTTTCCAAGAACTTGGCCTCATCTACGGCATCGACAAGGACCTGACCAAGCTTGAAAGCACACTTTCCACCATCAGAGCTGTTCTTTCCGATGCCGAGGAGAAACAAGAAATGAGCCATTTGGTGCAAGAATGGATGAGGAAGCTCAAAGATGTTAT atcagctgctgctgctgcaggtACGCGTGTTTTTTTCGCCTTCAAACCATCTCGCCTTTCGTTACAAGATGGACACGAGATCAAAGAGATTAGAGACAGTCTAGATGAGGTTGCTGCTGATATTTCCAAGTTCAACTTCAGGGCGAGATCGGTGACAGTTTGTGCAGATATTGGGCTCCAAAATGGTTACGAGAAGGAAGAGACACACTCTTTTGTGTTGCATTCGACTGTAATTGGAAGAGACAAAGATAAAAAGGAGATGGTGAGATCTTTGATGTGGGAATGCGACCGAGAGAATGAGTCTATCGCGGCCATTGTTGGTATTGGGGGATTGGGGAAGACTACTCTTGCGAAAATGTTGTACAATGACGAGAGGGTAGTGAGCTATTTTCAACTTAAGATGTGTGTGTGGGCTTATGGAAACTTCGATGTGCGATCAATTGCTTCGAAGATTTTGAGTACTGGCACTGTAGATGAATTACAAGAGTCAAAATTTTCTCATCTGCGAAATGGTCAGCAGAAAAAAATGGTTATGGAATTAGAGGACTTGCAGATTCTGCTTCGAATGAAATTGGATGGGAAACACTACCTACTTGTTCTTGACGATGTATGGAATGAAAATCATAATAGTTGGCTTCAGCTGAatgattttgttgatgcacaaaatcagtga